The nucleotide window GACCTTCTCCAGCAGACTGCGCGGGGACTTCACACGAGAGGAGATGTGCTCGATCGGGTTGTAGCTGTGGGTATGGGCCGACTCTTCACGCAGGATCGCAAGCTTCGTGAGCACCTCGTTGACGACGAACCGGTGATGCATGAGCATCCTCGAGAAGTCCTGCCGCAGAGTGCGGATGCTCTCGATCTGGTGCGGCGACAGCGCCGTGTCCTCTGCCTTCATGTCTCTCCCGGTCTCCATCGTGCGATCAGTCTATCGAGCCGAGGCGCCGCCCCGAATCCGGCTTCGGTGCAGCACTCACACCCTGTTCTGCGTCAGTGCCGGGATGTACTGTTCTGACATGTGCAGAAACATTCGAACCCTCCATAATTTCGAACCCGCCGCGACGTCAGAGGAGGTCGACGCCGCAGCCCTGCAGTACGTGCGCAAGATCGCCGGGACGACGAAACCCTCTCAAGCCAATGCCGAAGCCTTCGACACCGCCGTCGCCGAGATTGCCCACGCCACCCAGCACCTCCTCGACGCATTGGTCACGAACGCCCCGCCGAAGAACCGTGAGGTCGAAGCCGAGAAGCGACGAGCCAGATTCGCCGCCCGCGCATGACGATCACCGGCCTCGTCCTCACGGGTCTCGCCGCGGTCCTGCACGTCTTCATCTTCTACCTGGAATCCGTGGCCTGGACGAGTCCCCGCGCCCGCGCGACCTTCGGCACCACCGAGGCGGAAGCCGAAGCGACGAAATCCCTGGCCTTCAACCAGGGCTTCTACAACCTGTTCCTCGCGCTCGCAGTGTTCATCGGCATCATCGTTTTCGCGGCAGGCTCAACCC belongs to Brevibacterium spongiae and includes:
- a CDS encoding DUF1304 domain-containing protein: MTITGLVLTGLAAVLHVFIFYLESVAWTSPRARATFGTTEAEAEATKSLAFNQGFYNLFLALAVFIGIIVFAAGSTQVGLTLVFVGAGSMLAAALVLALSSPELIASALKQGTLPLLGVACLLVGVLI
- a CDS encoding DUF2277 domain-containing protein, encoding MCRNIRTLHNFEPAATSEEVDAAALQYVRKIAGTTKPSQANAEAFDTAVAEIAHATQHLLDALVTNAPPKNREVEAEKRRARFAARA